Proteins encoded together in one Penicillium digitatum chromosome 1, complete sequence window:
- a CDS encoding Fungal transcriptional regulatory protein, N-terminal, whose product MQAVQHEGLSGLVEQAGLADSATVARDLSLKGPAPKNIAFELLLDENSKVRARIPMRVQIYPHDTTDSIVTTVKNFYGIYDGTASGVSFEDEHGTTLIARYENLKNNRTVYVRVIPIQPYGDHFYNGFNVEPRKRPSLAEPFQMVDGAVPVLDQPSRPASRLARKRSTSPSNRSLRSASQHKPPSRAGNKSRASSAHGGFHDDDDYSDTESAYARRARNELFASSDISMENILQDGRRKRPKFDSSELPLFVPPQVPLTTSTSSISPQRRSIGQEGAGSPFARPPQRPYSYHHALPSPQSYGHSEYGVHSGRNTIYATPVVPDHGNRMRDTGVYNNSASRVSGSGILPTPDPTIASCISDEDVAMQLIRLGDASNFSHGRTSASTLDDAFSGAADAASSTGATSDGEEFSEDEDDLPARRQRLDSSPMLPPGTIKRHLKGLDDILPSADSSDHSSDGADDGIKSEAEEDVLYKELAPKAKKPKSRPTSFKVRSQKPAAAKPNKSKIAMPAPRKPSEKSAAPGPPLSPASSRKVSGGSVNFQHQLGADEEDLSTKPRCQRCRKSKKGCDRQRPCGRCKDAGIGIDGCVSEDEGNGRKGRYGRHMGVPVKKNGEEMDEDEEFSLTPTTPPISSSIADKNKKRKR is encoded by the exons ATGCAAGCGGTTCAGCATGAAGGGCTCTCTGGCCTGGTCGAGCAGGCGGGTCTGGCAGACTCTGCCACTGTAGCTCGAGATCTGTCGCTTAAAGGCCCAGCACCCAAGAACATCGCCTTTGAGTTGCTTCTTGATGAGAACTCCAAAGTCCGAGCTCGTATTCCAATGCGCGTTCAAATCTATCCTCATGATACCACGGATTCGATCGTCACAACGGTCAAAAATTTCTATGGAATATATGACGGTACTGCCAGTGGGGTCAGCTTCGAGGATGAACATGGGACCACCCTCATCGCAAGGTACGAGAATCTCAAGAACAATAGGACTGTATACGTGCGAGTCATTCCTATTCAACCATATGGGGATCACTTCTATAACGGCTTCAATGTCGAGCCTCGCAAGCGGCCCAGTCTGGCAGAGCCTTTCCAGATGGTAGATGGGGCGGTGCCGGTGTTGGATCAGCCATCACGGCCAGCCTCTCGTCTTGCGAGAAAGCGCAGCACCTCTCCGTCGAACCGGAGTCTCCGCAGCGCTTCTCAGCACAAGCCCCCCTCTCGTGCAGGCAACAAAAGCCGGGCCTCGAGCGCCCATGGCGGTttccatgatgatgatgactaTAGCGATACCGAGAGCGCCTATGCTCGCAGGGCTCGCAACGAACTATTTGCCAGCTCTGACATTAGCATGGAGAATATACTACAAGATGGTCGTCGGAAACGACCCAAGTTCGATAGCTCC GAACTACCGCTGTTCGTTCCTCCACAAGTGCCCCTCACTACCTCCACCTCCTCCATCTCTCCCCAACGTAGATCGATTGGCCAGGAAGGCGCTGGGTCGCCTTTTGCACGCCCACCGCAACGCCCATATAGCTATCACCATGCGCTTCCGTCACCTCAAAGCTATGGCCACAGCGAATATGGTGTGCACTCGGGGCGTAATACGATTTATGCGACTCCCGTGGTTCCGGACCATGGAAATCGCATGCGCGACACAGGAGTCTATAACAACTCGGCTAGCCGAGTAAGTGGTTCAGGTATATTGCCCACACCTGATCCCACTATCGCAAGCTGCATATCCGATGAGGATGTGGCGATGCAATTGATACGCCTAGGTGATGCGTCCAATTTCTCTCATGGACGCACCTCTGCCTCGACATTGGACGATGCCTTCAGTGGTGCCGCTGACGCTGCTTCTTCCACTGGTGCTACTAGCGATGGGGAAGAGTTtagcgaggatgaggatgattTGCCAGCTCGTCGCCAGAGGTTGGACTCAAGCCCAATGCTGCCACCCGGAACCATCAAGCGCCACCTCAAGGGCTTGGATGACATCCTTCCCAGCGCTGATAGTAGTGATCACAGCTCCGATGGTGCAGATGATGGTATCAAAAGTGAAGCTGAGGAGGATGTTCTTTACAAAGAGCTTGCACCGAAGGCAAAGAAGCCAAAGAGCCGCCCCACGTCTTTCAAGGTTCGCAGCCAGAAGCCTGCAGCTGCGAAACCGAACAAAAGCAAGATTGCTATGCCAGCGCCTCGCAAACCATCCGAGAAGTCAGCCGCGCCTGGTCCACCTCTCAGCCCGGCGTCTTCCCGAAAGGTCTCGGGTGGCTCGGTCAACTTCCAGCACCAGCTCGGTGCGGATGAGGAAGATCTTTCTACCAAGCCTCGTTGCCAGCGGTGCCGCAAGAGCAAAAAGGGCTGTGACCGTCAGCGCCCCTGTGGACGTTGCAAGGATGCAGGCATTGGAATTGACGGCTGTGTCAGTGAGGATGAGGGCAATGGCCGCAAAGGGCGTTATGGTCGCCATATGGGTGTCCCCGTGAAGAAGAACGGGGAAgagatggatgaagatgaggagtTTTCATTAACGCCCACGACCCCTCCTATCTCTTCATCTATAGCAGACAAGAATAAGAAGCGGAAGCGCTAG